A genome region from Oenanthe melanoleuca isolate GR-GAL-2019-014 chromosome 14, OMel1.0, whole genome shotgun sequence includes the following:
- the THUMPD1 gene encoding THUMP domain-containing protein 1: MAAAEPAARKRRPKGHFAAGAGRAKRPRGAGRQLEAGMRGILITCNMNERKCVGEAYSLLGEYGDLLYGPEQFSDHDERLSGSDGEEDEDDVEAALKKEVGQIRASTEQKLRRFQSVESGANNVVFIRTQGIEPENLVHHILKDMHTTKKKKTRVILRMLPISGTCKAFMEDMKKYTETFFEPWFKAPNKGTFQIVYKARNNSHMSREEVIKELAGIVGSLNPENKVDLNNPQYTVVVEIIKTVCCLSVVRDYVLFRKYNLQEVVKSSKEDAQQNPSSVTEEQNSEVVKAETEEEEKSSKEVKEENKNQSEIESEPKGNDALTV; the protein is encoded by the exons ATGGCCGCGGCCGAGCCGGCGGCGCGCAAGCGGCGGCCCAAGGGGCACTTCGCGGCGGGGGCCGGCCGCGCCAAGCGGCCCCGCGGCGCCGGGCGGCAGCTGGAGGCCGGCATGCGAGGCATCCTCATCACCTGCAACATGAACGAGCGCAAGTGCGTGGGGGAGGCCTACAGCCTGCTGGGCGAGTACGGGGACCTGCTCTACGGGCCCGAGCAG TTTTCAGATCACGACGAGAGGCTGTCTGGAAGCGAcggggaggaggatgaggatgatgtgGAGGCGGCTCTGAAGAAGGAGGTTGGTCAGATCCGTGCCTCGACGGAGCAGAAGCTGCGGCGCTTCCAGTCGGTGGAGAGTGGTGCCAACAACGTGGTGTTCATCAGAACGCAGGGCATAG AACCTGAGAACCTGGTGCATCATATACTAAAGGATATGCACACcactaaaaagaagaaaacaagagtCATTCTGCGCATGCTGCCCATTTCTGGAACTTGCAAAGCTTTTATGGAAGATatgaaaaaatacacagaaacgTTTTTTGAGCCTTGGTTTAAGGCCCCTAACAAGGGTACTTTTCAGATTGTTTACAAAGCTCGTAATAACAGCCATATGAGTAGGGAAGAAGTCATTAAGGAGCTGGCAG GAATTGTGGGCAGCCTCAATCCTGAAAACAAGGTTGATCTCAATAATCCACAATACACAGTTGTGgtggaaataataaaaaccgTCTGTTGCTTAAGTGTGGTGAGGGACTATGTTCTGTTCAGAAAATACAATCTGCAGGAGGTGGTGAAGAGCAGCAAAGAAGATGCACAGCAGAACCCATCAAGTGTGACAGAAGAACAGAATTCAGAGGTAGTTAAAGCCGAaactgaggaggaggagaagagctCTAAAGAAGTAAAAGAAGAGAACAAGAATCAAAGTGAAATAGAGTCTGAGCCCAAGGGGAATGATGCTTTGACAGTGTAG
- the ERI2 gene encoding ERI1 exoribonuclease 2 — translation MATKRLARRLGLARSSAGARSGARAAAGQRFGFLVVLDFEATCWAERGQRGPEIIEFPAVLLNTSTGVIESEFHMYVQPQEHPILSEFCTELTGITQNQVDEGVPLNICLSQFLKWIQKIQKEKKIIFTTDSQSNCTSEAKACAFVTWTDWDLGVCLHYECKRKQLHKPDILNSWIDLKATYRAFYNRKPKGLNGALQDLGIVFEGREHSGLDDSRNTARLAWRLICDGCVLKITKSLDKKSNLISRTLTVNITDKTPLGSKSRPETSRDGTCETKSLAENKHDSIAGNKISANAQAGEQQITCTDPSAGVCVIPSSSSRTEFHTQSHSSSATSTARSPVPLGLAQPSTSIQQRLSIGQPLRTTRPSLPVQGSGLVLVSTTIPSVTLSSGNVSTSSECLSLLTDWEDVALIPESQYEQNSDSLQLKDDSSTDSLTVFEEEESISKQLAVTSSDNQSLEEGAAPMELLKSVVYKSPDTTIYDIGTVQRQTSKFSAFKLPSAKGNAVSAQSALIGNYSTPLEAPKRKPTSPKTCPPAKKQSFHIYEEKNSSFDHSLFLRSSDLPKVSPAVLNSTVNLNESVRAVRNVKSTPPLCNCGRRARKLSVSNAGPNHGRAFFCCPVGKQGGDKKGCGYFKWEYALLKEKSNGFTFKADALTSLGTFSNNTENSYYKRYLSLRPSMRT, via the exons ATGGCCACCAAGCGCCTGGCCAG GCGGCTGGGGCTGGCGCGGAGCAGCGCcggggcgcggagcggggcgcgggcggccgCGGGGCAGCGCTTCGGCTTCCTCGTGGTGCTGGACTTCGAGGCCACGTGCTGGGCGGAGCGCGGGCAGCGCGGGCCCGAGATCA TTGAATTTCCAGCAGTCCTGTTAAACACCTCAACAGGAGTGATTGAATCTGAATTCCACATGTATGTCCAGCCCCAGGAGCATCCTATTCTCTCTGAATTCTGTACAGAACTAACTGGCATAACACAG AATCAAGTTGACGAAGGAGTGCCTCTAAACATCTGCTTATCACAGTTTTTGAAATGGATTCAAAAGAtacaaaaggagaagaaaattatattcaCTACAGATAGTCAGAGTAATTGTACTTCAGAAGCAAAAGCATGTGCCTTTGTTACTTGGACAg ACTGGGACCTGGGTGTGTGTTTGCACTACGAGTGTAAAAGGAAGCAGCTGCACAAACCTGACATTCTGAATTCCTGGATTGATCTCAAAGCGACCTACAGG GCCTTCTATAACAGAAAGCCTAAAGGACTAAATGGAGCtttgcaggatttggggattgtTTTTGAAGGACGGGAACATTCTG GGTTGGATGATTCCCGGAATACTGCTCGTCTTGCTTGGAGGCTGATTTGTGATGGATGTGTGCTGAAAATTACTAAATCTTTGGATAAG aaaagtaatttaatttccaGAACACTGACTGTAAACATCACTGACAAGACTCCACTGGGAAGTAAGAGCAGACCTGAAACATCTAGAGATGGGACTTGTGAAACAAAATCTCTGGCTGAGAACAAACACGACAGTATTGCTGGAAACAAGATCAGTGCCAATGCACAGGCTGGGGAACAGCAGATCACTTGCACTGATCCCTCTGCAGGTGTCTGTGtcattcccagcagcagctcaaggaCTGAGTTCCATACTCAATCCCACAGCTCTTCAGCAACATCTACTGCCAGGTCTCCTGTTCCTCTGGGTCTGGCACAGCCATCAACAAGCATCCAGCAGAGACTGAGCATTGGGCAGCCTCTGAGAACAACCAGGCCCAGCCTCCCAGTGCAGGGATCAGGGCTGGTGCTTGTCTCCACCACCATCCCCTCAGTTACTCTCTCCAGTGGGAACGTCAGCACCAGTTCTGAGTGCTTGTCTCTGCTGACAGACTGGGAAGATGTTGCTTTGATACCAGAATCTCAATATGAACAAAATTCAGACTCTCTTCAGCTCAAGGATGACTCAAGTACAGATAGTCTAACAGTGtttgaagaagaagaaagtaTTTCAAAACAACTGGCTGTGACAAGTTCAGATAATCAGAGTTTGGAGGAAGGTGCAGCACCCATGGAACTGCTGAAGTCTGTTGTTTACAAAAGTCCTGATACCACAATCTATGATATAGGGACAGTACAAAGGCAGACTTcaaaattttcagcttttaagtTACCATCTGCAAAGGGAAATGCTGTTTCAGCACAATCAGCATTAATTGGAAATTACTCGACTCCTTTAGAGGCTCCTAAAAGAAAGCCAACTAGTCCAAAAACATGCCCACCAGCAAAAAAGCAGTCTTTTCATATATATGAAgagaaaaattcctcttttgATCACTCCTTATTTTTGAGAAGTTCAGATTTACCCAAAGTATCTCCTGCTGTTCTGAACTCCACAGTCAATTTGAACGAGTCTGTAAGAGCTGTGAGAAATGTGAAATCAACTCCCCCTCTGTGTAACTGTGGCCGAAGAGCCAGAAAACTCTCTGTGTCAAATGCTGGCCCAAATCATGGCAGAGCATTTTTCTGTTGTCCTGTTGGCAAGCAAGGAGGTGATAAGAAAGGTTGTGGATACTTCAAGTGGGAATATGCTcttctgaaagagaaatctAATGGTTTTACCTTTAAGGCAGATGCTTTGACCTCTCTTGGAACTTTTTCTAACAATACAGAAAATTCTTACTACAAAAGGTATTTGTCTCTTAGACCCTCGATGAGAACTTGA
- the REXO5 gene encoding RNA exonuclease 5: protein MANGLCLNGCKRPGEGAEGPRKRRKADGGREEKSCRLSAALLGEDSEISQDQLYELLKYAALGKRHNAAQPSWCRIYHQSHLAGVVVVVLHEMSQLHFYRFYLQFKHLRKVFQHRFTLAPSANFPVSLYGEGTNLKPQNNPQGLTSTSSECITKKSDLQCDPIIQRYGAKKQGLTSYTLTLEEQEKHGYPIEGSPRSEGYISTECDQQRTDSSPLFGLDCEMCVTAKGSEVTRVSLVDAQGQCLLNELVKPESRVMNYCTRFSGVTKKMLLPVKTRLSDIQTRLKKMLPHDAVLVGHSLNFDLQALEMIHPSVIDTSLLFARSEGRRFKLKFLAKAVLGKEIQCEQKLGHDPTEDARAALELAQFFIEQGPTKVAELNLEMLLTAEKWAELSQNKAALQPQGCGFQEQLNEPPPSSRPCFLDCLQVTGKKPLLLGRQGLDSSGLCQSNLSTSNKQILQRALEDVPLSKFSIIQFSLGPEYLASHFHAGLYEKVRSKLTDMLTIYAGPFEENFCMKRVKKKFGRCGPIQSLTVVTETFQPYVCIQYEVLEAAQLAIERLNGAEVAGSYIKVQRPVTAAMLDCKVLIKELELDVENEGVIYVAGLKNSLTETDLQEEFSQLKDLETLFLPKDLQSGKHRNCCFLKFQKTQSAVDALEAINGRTMKGSVLRSRNALAPGHLWRWIWQMNHSNGNQGKHIFYEKMEQLSDSEQDLRKKVKKLDHHIRKLYRSLQNNTLCIVLFPGVNSMHGSQSGLGLMGIKDDEGRSAC from the exons ATGGCGAACGGGCTGTGCCTGAACGGGTGCAAGCGGCCCGGTGAAGGCGCGGAGGGGCCGCGGAAGAGGCGGAAGGCGGATGGCGGCCGCGAG GAAAAGTCCTGTCGTTTGTCAGCAGCCCTGCTTGGCGAGGACTCTGAAATCAGCCAGGACCAGCTGTATGAGCTGCTGAAATACGCAGCTCTGGGGAAACGCCACaatgcagcacagcccag CTGGTGCCGTATTTATCACCAAAGCCACCTGGCTGGAGTTGTGGTTGTTGTTCTACACGAAATGAGCCAACTCCATTTCTACAGATTCTATTTACAGTTCAAACACCTCAGGAAAGTATTCCAGCAT agaTTCACATTAGCACCTTCTGCTAACTTCCCAGTCAGCCTGTATGGAGAAGGAACAAACCTGAAGCCTCAAAACAATCCACaag GCTTGACTTCCACCAGCAGCGAATGCATTACTAAGAAGTCAGACTTGCAATGTGATCCCATCATTCAGAGATATGGAGCAAAAAAGCAAGGCCTTACAAGCTATACTCTAACTttagaagagcaggaaaaacatGGCTATCCCATAGAAG GTTCCCCTAGATCCGAGGGCTACATCTCCACAGAGTGTGATCAGCAGAGGACAGACAGCAGCCCCCTCTTCGGTCTGGATTGTGAAATG TGTGTGACTGCCAAAGGGAGTGAGGTCACCCGTGTGTCTCTGGTGGATGCCCAGGGCCAGTGCCTCCTGAATGAACTGGTCAAACCTGAGAGCAGAGTGATGAACTACTGCACCAG ATTCTCAGGAGTCacaaagaaaatgcttcttcCAGTGAAGACAAGACTGTCAGACATCCAAACCAGGCTAAAAAAAATGCTTCCCCATGATGCAGTATTGGTGGGCCATTCTTTAAATTTTGATCTTCAGGCTTTGGAG aTGATCCACCCCAGTGTAATTGATACTTCACTGCTTTTTGCCAGAAGTGAAGGTCGAAGATTTAAGCTCAAATTTCTAGCCAAAGCTGTTTTAGG GAAGGAGATTCAGTGTGAACAGAAGCTTGGGCATGATCCTACAGAAGATGCTAGAGCTGCATTGGAATTAGCTCAATTCTTCATTGAGCAAGGACCCACAAAG GTAGCAGAACTAAACTTGGAGATGCTTCTGACAGCTGAAAAATGGGCTGAGCTCTCACAGAACAAAGCTGCACTACAGCCACAAGGATGTGGGTTCCAGGAACAGCTGAATGAGCCTCCACCATCATCCAGACCATG TTTTTTAGATTGTCTGCAGGTGACAGGCAAAAAACCCCTCCTCTTGGGCAGACAGGGATTAGACTCTTCTGGCCTGTGTCAGAGTAACCTGAGCACTTCAAACAAACAG ATTCTTCAGAGAGCCTTGGAAGATGTTCCCCTGTCCAAATTCAGTATCATTCAGTTCAGTTTGGGTCCAGAGTATCTTGCATCTCACTTTCATGCTGGACTTTATGAAAAG GTGAGAAGCAAGCTGACTGACATGCTGACAATTTACGCAGGTCCTTTTGAGGAGAACTTCTGCATGAAGCGTGTGAAGAAAAAATTTGGGAGGTGTGGACCAATTCAGTCCCTTACAGTGGTAACTGAAACATTCCAG CCCTATGTCTGTATCCAGTATGAAGTGCTGGAAGCTGCCCAGCTTGCAATTGAAAGACTGAATGGAGCTGAGGTAGCAGGATCCTACATTAAG GTCCAGAGACCAGTCACTGCAGCAATGCTGGACTGCAAGGTTCTGATTAAGGAACTAGAACTGGATGTAGAAAATGAAGGTGTGATTTATGTGGCTGGTCTAAAGAATTCATTAACAGAGACAGACTTGCAAGAAGAATTCAGCCAGTTGAAAGACCTGGAAACACTGTTCCTGCCAAAGGATCTTCAGAGTGGAAAGCACAGGAACTGCTGTTTCCTCA AATTCCAGAAAACCCAGAGTGCTGTGGATGCCCTTGAAGCTATAAATGGAAGGACCATGAAGGGTAGTGTGTTAAGAAGTAGGAATGCCCTTGCTCCAGGTCACCTCTGGAGATGGATTTGGCAAATGAACCACAGCAATGGGAATCAAGGAAAACACATCTTCTATGAGAAAATGGAGCAGCTGTCTGACTCT gagcaggatctAAGGAAAAAGGTGAAGAAGTTAGACCACCATATCAGAAAGCTTTATAGAAGCCTGCAGAACAACACCCTGTGCATTGTTCTCTTCCCTGGAGTGAACAG CATGCATGGATCACAATCTGGCCTTGGTCTGATGGGAATAAAAGATGATGAAGGGAGGAGTGCTTGTTAA
- the DCUN1D3 gene encoding DCN1-like protein 3, which yields MGQCVTKCKNPSSTLGSKNGERESGSKSHSKRGAVHKDDHGSAGGKAAGDILVNGTKKTDAAVESSQPPTFSGDTKKDSVCSAEESSLQRIGELFRRYKDEREDAILEEGMERFCNDLCVDPTEFKVLVLAWKFQAATMCKFTRKEFFEGCKAINADSIDGICARFPSLLNEAKQEDKFKDLYRFTFQFGLDSEEGQRSLHREIAIALWKLVFTQNKPPILDQWLHFLIKNPSGIKGISRDTWNMFLNFTQVIGPDLSNYSEDEAWPSLFDTFVEWEMERRKKEEETKCLLSADTEGLCVEEQT from the exons ATGGGCCAGTGTGTCACCAAATGCAAGAATCCTTCTTCTACCCTTGGCagcaaaaatggggaaagagaaTCTGGCAGCAAGTCCCACAGCAAGAGGGGTGCAGTCCACAAAGACGACCACGGCTCGGCTGGCgggaaggctgcaggagacaTTCTTGTGAATGggacaaagaaaacagatgctGCTGTGGAGTCCAGTCAGCCTCCAACGTTTTCTGGAGACACAAAGAAAGATTCTGTTTGCAGTGCAGAGGAATCTTCTCTTCAGAGGATTGGGGAGTTATTCAGGAGGTATAAGGACGAGCGGGAAGATGCCATACTGGAAGAAGGAATGGAACGATTTTGCAATGACCTCTGTGTTGATCCCACTGAATTTAAAGTACTAGTTTTGGCTTGGAAATTCCAGGCTGCTACCATGTGCAAATTTACAAG GAAGGAGTTTTTTGAAGGCTGCAAAGCAATAAATGCAGACAGCATTGATGGCATTTGTGCAAGGTTCCCCAGCCTCCTAAATGAAGCCAAGCAAGAAGATAAATTCAAGGATCTCTATCGTTTCACCTTCCAGTTTGGCCTGGACTCTGAGGAAGGACAGAGGTCGCTACATCGGGAAATAGCCATTGCCCTTTGGAAATTAGTCTTCACCCAAAACAAGCCCCCTATTTTGGACCAGTGGTTACACTTCCTAATCAAGAACCCCTCAGGAATCAAGGGAATCTCCCGGGACACGTGGAACATGTTTCTAAATTTTACTCAGGTGATTGGACCGGACCTTAGCAACTACAGCGAGGACGAGGCCTGGCCGAGTCTCTTCGACACCTTTGTGGAGTGGGAAATGGAGcggaggaaaaaggaagaggaaaccAAATGTCTTCTGTCTGCAGAcacagaggggctgtgtgtggagGAGCAGACTTAG